A single region of the Solwaraspora sp. WMMD406 genome encodes:
- a CDS encoding helix-turn-helix domain-containing protein: MVVGELEPAAADRVFHALADATRRDIVTRVIRHEQSVSAIARHYPMSFAAVQKHVAVLERAALVTKHKRGREQVVCANLTTLNRAARLLDAYERLWRERVDRIATILAENEEG; encoded by the coding sequence ATGGTTGTAGGTGAACTCGAACCGGCAGCTGCGGACCGCGTCTTCCATGCCCTGGCGGACGCCACCCGGCGCGACATCGTCACCCGGGTGATCCGGCACGAGCAGTCGGTGTCCGCGATCGCCCGGCACTACCCGATGAGCTTCGCGGCAGTACAGAAGCACGTGGCGGTCCTGGAGCGGGCCGCGCTGGTCACCAAACACAAGCGCGGAAGGGAACAGGTCGTGTGCGCCAACCTGACCACGCTCAACCGGGCCGCCCGGCTGCTCGACGCGTACGAGCGGCTCTGGCGGGAACGCGTCGACCGGATCGCGACGATCCTGGCGGAAAACGAAGAAGGGTGA
- a CDS encoding FABP family protein: protein MSASSASGATGSQGPDTTGEAVRPPWLDAPPVDPYPFEESHDLRVGPKLHPALNALLPYIGVWRGRGRGGYPTIDDFDYAQEIRISHDGRPFLQYESRAWLLDEQSQPVRPAGRELGWWRAVTDPDGRGTGELEALMINPTGVMELHLGRVTGVQVELATDAVVRTATAKEVTGGHRLFGIVDGALLYAQEMSAVGQPLSPHLSARLTRVAG from the coding sequence ATGAGCGCGAGCAGCGCGTCCGGTGCGACCGGATCCCAGGGCCCGGACACGACCGGCGAGGCGGTACGACCGCCGTGGTTGGACGCGCCGCCGGTGGATCCGTACCCGTTCGAGGAGAGCCACGACCTGCGGGTCGGCCCGAAGCTGCACCCCGCGCTCAACGCTCTGCTGCCGTACATCGGGGTGTGGCGAGGTCGGGGACGGGGCGGCTATCCCACCATCGACGACTTCGACTACGCGCAGGAGATCCGGATCAGCCACGACGGCCGCCCGTTCCTGCAGTACGAGTCGCGGGCCTGGCTGCTCGACGAGCAGAGCCAACCGGTGCGCCCGGCCGGCCGGGAACTCGGCTGGTGGCGGGCGGTGACCGATCCGGACGGCCGGGGCACCGGCGAACTGGAAGCGTTGATGATCAACCCGACCGGGGTGATGGAACTCCATCTGGGTCGGGTGACCGGAGTGCAGGTGGAACTGGCCACCGACGCGGTGGTCCGGACGGCGACCGCCAAGGAGGTCACCGGCGGACACCGGCTGTTCGGGATCGTCGACGGGGCGTTGCTCTACGCCCAGGAGATGTCCGCGGTCGGACAGCCGCTCTCCCCACACCTGTCGGCCCGGCTGACCCGGGTCGCCGGCTGA
- a CDS encoding S8 family serine peptidase, with the protein MVDLPDRDTSTHHHPRPHHHPSPEPDHGRRGHRRPRPHHGRLWNRTGVLRRVLIGCAAALLAATAQPAAAGATPAGTPTAPGGNQAAVISTELSASLDRDGTVDFLVYLRERADLQRAADAAQAGLPAGSARADARADAVFQELTTTAERSQRSLRDTLDERKAPYTPFWIANAVHVTGDRDLVDVVAALPEVERLEPVRDRPLLTPEPAAPIAPDGTTPGDATTSDATTGDSSVNAVEWNLTNIGAPRVWSEFGTRGDGIVVATIDSGVQYDHPALAASYRGADGTGGYHHAYNWLDPTGICPAGTPCDNNGHGTHVTGTIAGDDGGANQIGVAPGVRWIAAKGCEVDTCSDPSLLAAGQFVLAPTDASGANPRPDLRADVVNNSWGGGQDDPWYQQTVDAWVAAGIFPVFAIGNEGPACDTASSPGDYPQAYAVGNYDVNNVIAARSSRGPSRVDGAVKPNISAPGTAVRSSVPGGGYAAYSGTSMASPHVAGVVALAWSAAPALHGDLTATRALLDGTAIDTDDTSCGGTAAANNNFGEGRLDAYAVVDQAPRGPAGRVEGVVTGDGTPLSGAVVGTADRSVRTAADGSYTLTLPVGEHTLTASAFGYTPVTVTVDVAEDDTIEQDFALAATTLVTLSGRVTDGSGHGWPLYARVEVDGAPQTFTYTDPASGRYTLTVPGQTAVTLTVAAELPGYRDVQVDVPAGERDRTVNVAVPVDAECVTPGYAASFGTPLLAENFATTDTPDGWSVVNRTDGGGWTFTDLGARGNLTGGTGGFAIIDSDQLGVGATQDTDLVTPTLDLSGSAAPYLRFASDWRAVGFTDSAEIGVSVDGGTSWTTVWRQTTSRRGPRVEEIPLDVAAGAEQALIRFRFQGSYAWWWQLDDLEVVNRTCAPLPGGLLVGTTTDHNTGTALNGVTVTSSADPTVRAVSAPTPDDPALADGFYQLFSPLTGEQEFTATRAPYQPRVRTVTVVADAARRADFSVKAGRLVVEPTTPIVSHQPYGSSRKATVTVTNTGSAPATVEALATGGDVELLSRAGAALAEHRVKGISKAWTGHAYGSPADAAPTRVSAAPVATAADEAWTRTPDHPTAVFDNAAATLDGKVYSVGGGSGSGTERDAWVYDPVTDAWSALPDLPSARSKPVLAAVQGKLYLFGGWGPGGTPVATVDVFDPAVEAWTTLSGVTSPAPRAAAGGAVVGGTVYLIGGCVDSTCTDSSTVLAFDTGSGAFRSGADYPVAASWLACGGIGEQVYCAGGAGAVEYSTAWTYRPATNAWSPLPDLPLDLWGGQYAAAGGLLVIAGGVTAASTTVTNRTVGYDPVAGSWRNLPNTQFARYRGAGACGAYKIGGSPTSFVGSTQVERLGGLELCDTGADVEWLSAAPGTFTLAPGASRTVTVTLTATAEVGVDQPGRYAATLGLRADTPYPVSAVEVAMNVSPPASWAKVQGTVTGVTCAGVEVGVAGATIRLNSLTEPGTGYTLRTDAAGGYAYWLPRGQYQIITAKDGWIPQAGELRLPAGIVTTVDTVLEAVDPCPARLGGI; encoded by the coding sequence ATGGTCGACCTGCCAGACCGCGACACCTCGACACACCATCACCCGAGGCCACACCATCACCCGAGTCCGGAACCGGATCACGGTCGACGCGGACACCGACGTCCCCGACCACACCACGGCCGGCTGTGGAACCGCACCGGCGTCCTGCGTCGCGTCCTGATCGGATGCGCCGCCGCCCTGCTGGCGGCGACCGCCCAACCCGCCGCCGCCGGCGCCACACCCGCCGGCACCCCGACCGCACCCGGCGGCAACCAGGCCGCAGTGATCAGCACCGAACTGTCCGCCAGCCTCGACCGCGACGGCACCGTGGACTTCCTGGTCTACCTGCGGGAACGAGCGGATCTCCAGCGCGCCGCCGACGCCGCCCAAGCGGGTCTGCCCGCCGGCTCGGCCCGCGCGGACGCCCGGGCCGACGCGGTCTTCCAGGAGCTCACCACCACCGCCGAACGCAGCCAACGCTCCCTGCGCGACACGCTGGACGAGCGGAAGGCCCCGTACACCCCGTTCTGGATCGCCAACGCCGTCCACGTCACCGGCGACCGCGACCTGGTCGACGTCGTCGCCGCGCTCCCCGAGGTGGAGCGGCTCGAACCGGTCCGCGACCGTCCACTGCTCACCCCGGAACCAGCCGCCCCGATCGCGCCCGACGGCACGACGCCCGGCGACGCGACGACGAGCGACGCGACGACCGGCGACTCATCGGTCAACGCCGTCGAGTGGAACCTCACCAACATCGGAGCCCCCCGGGTCTGGTCCGAATTCGGCACCCGTGGCGACGGCATCGTGGTGGCCACCATCGACAGCGGCGTCCAGTACGACCACCCGGCGCTGGCCGCCAGCTACCGGGGCGCCGACGGCACCGGCGGCTACCACCACGCGTACAACTGGCTGGACCCCACCGGCATCTGCCCGGCCGGCACCCCCTGCGACAACAACGGCCACGGCACCCACGTCACCGGCACCATCGCCGGCGACGACGGCGGCGCCAACCAGATCGGTGTCGCGCCCGGCGTACGGTGGATCGCCGCCAAGGGCTGCGAGGTCGACACCTGCTCCGACCCCTCGCTGCTCGCCGCCGGACAGTTCGTGCTCGCCCCGACCGACGCCAGCGGCGCCAACCCCCGGCCCGACCTGCGCGCCGACGTGGTCAACAACTCCTGGGGCGGCGGCCAGGACGACCCGTGGTACCAGCAGACCGTCGACGCCTGGGTGGCCGCCGGCATCTTCCCCGTCTTCGCCATCGGCAACGAGGGACCCGCCTGCGACACCGCCAGCTCCCCCGGCGACTACCCGCAGGCCTACGCCGTCGGCAACTACGACGTCAACAACGTGATCGCCGCCCGGTCCAGCCGGGGCCCGTCCCGGGTCGACGGCGCGGTCAAGCCGAACATCTCCGCCCCCGGCACCGCCGTGCGCTCCAGCGTCCCCGGCGGCGGGTACGCGGCGTACAGCGGCACCTCGATGGCCAGCCCGCACGTCGCCGGCGTGGTCGCGCTCGCCTGGTCGGCGGCACCGGCCCTGCACGGCGACCTCACCGCCACCCGGGCCCTGCTCGACGGCACCGCCATCGACACCGACGACACCAGCTGCGGCGGAACCGCCGCCGCCAACAACAACTTCGGCGAAGGCCGGCTCGACGCGTACGCCGTGGTCGACCAGGCCCCGCGCGGACCCGCCGGGCGGGTCGAGGGCGTGGTCACCGGCGACGGTACGCCGTTGAGCGGCGCGGTCGTCGGCACCGCTGACCGCAGCGTCCGCACCGCCGCCGACGGCAGCTACACCCTCACCCTGCCGGTCGGCGAGCACACCCTCACCGCCAGCGCCTTCGGCTACACACCGGTGACCGTCACGGTCGACGTGGCCGAGGACGACACCATCGAACAGGACTTCGCGCTCGCGGCCACCACCCTGGTCACCCTCAGCGGGCGGGTCACCGACGGCTCCGGCCACGGTTGGCCGCTGTACGCCCGGGTCGAGGTCGACGGGGCACCACAAACGTTCACCTACACCGACCCGGCGTCCGGGCGGTACACGTTGACCGTGCCCGGCCAGACCGCCGTGACGTTGACCGTGGCCGCCGAACTGCCCGGCTACCGCGACGTCCAGGTCGACGTACCGGCCGGCGAGCGCGACCGGACCGTCAACGTCGCGGTGCCGGTCGACGCCGAATGCGTCACCCCCGGCTACGCGGCGAGCTTCGGCACCCCGCTGCTGGCCGAGAACTTCGCCACCACCGACACCCCGGACGGCTGGTCGGTGGTGAACCGGACCGACGGCGGCGGCTGGACCTTCACCGACCTCGGCGCCCGGGGCAACCTCACCGGCGGTACGGGCGGCTTCGCCATCATCGACAGCGACCAGCTCGGCGTCGGCGCGACCCAGGACACCGACCTGGTCACCCCGACGCTCGACCTGTCCGGGTCGGCCGCGCCCTACCTGCGGTTCGCCAGCGACTGGCGGGCGGTCGGCTTCACCGACAGCGCCGAGATCGGCGTCTCCGTCGACGGCGGGACCAGCTGGACCACGGTATGGCGCCAGACGACCAGCCGACGCGGCCCCCGGGTCGAGGAGATCCCGCTCGACGTGGCCGCCGGTGCCGAACAGGCCCTGATCCGGTTCCGCTTCCAGGGCTCGTACGCCTGGTGGTGGCAGCTCGACGACCTGGAAGTGGTCAACCGGACCTGCGCGCCGCTGCCCGGCGGACTGCTGGTCGGCACCACCACCGACCACAACACCGGCACCGCGCTCAACGGGGTCACCGTCACCAGCAGCGCCGACCCCACCGTACGGGCGGTCTCCGCGCCCACCCCTGACGACCCTGCCCTGGCCGACGGCTTCTACCAGCTCTTCTCACCGCTGACCGGGGAGCAGGAGTTCACCGCGACGCGGGCGCCGTACCAGCCTCGGGTCCGGACCGTCACGGTGGTGGCCGACGCCGCCCGGCGGGCCGACTTCTCGGTCAAGGCCGGCCGGCTGGTCGTCGAGCCGACCACCCCGATCGTCTCCCACCAGCCGTACGGCAGCAGCCGCAAGGCCACGGTGACGGTGACCAACACCGGTAGCGCACCGGCCACCGTGGAGGCGCTGGCCACCGGCGGCGACGTCGAGCTGCTGTCCCGCGCCGGTGCGGCGCTGGCCGAACACCGGGTCAAGGGGATCAGCAAGGCGTGGACCGGCCACGCGTACGGGTCCCCGGCCGACGCCGCGCCGACCAGGGTGTCCGCCGCGCCGGTGGCCACCGCCGCCGACGAGGCCTGGACGCGGACGCCGGACCATCCGACCGCAGTCTTCGACAACGCCGCCGCGACCCTGGACGGCAAGGTCTACTCGGTCGGCGGCGGCAGCGGCAGCGGCACCGAACGCGACGCCTGGGTCTACGACCCGGTCACCGACGCCTGGAGCGCCCTGCCCGATCTGCCGTCGGCCCGCAGCAAGCCGGTGCTGGCGGCGGTACAGGGCAAGCTGTACCTGTTCGGCGGCTGGGGTCCCGGCGGCACGCCGGTGGCGACGGTGGACGTGTTCGACCCGGCGGTCGAGGCCTGGACGACCCTGTCCGGCGTGACCAGCCCGGCGCCCCGGGCGGCGGCTGGTGGCGCGGTGGTCGGCGGCACCGTCTATCTGATCGGCGGCTGCGTCGACAGCACCTGCACCGACTCGTCGACGGTGCTCGCCTTCGACACCGGATCCGGGGCGTTCCGGTCCGGCGCCGACTATCCGGTGGCCGCCTCCTGGCTGGCCTGCGGCGGCATCGGTGAGCAGGTCTACTGCGCGGGTGGCGCCGGTGCCGTCGAGTACTCCACGGCCTGGACGTACCGCCCGGCGACCAACGCCTGGAGCCCGCTGCCGGACCTGCCGCTGGACCTGTGGGGCGGCCAGTACGCCGCCGCGGGTGGGCTGCTGGTGATCGCCGGCGGGGTGACCGCCGCGTCGACGACGGTGACCAACCGTACGGTCGGCTACGACCCGGTGGCCGGCAGCTGGCGGAACCTGCCGAACACCCAGTTCGCCCGCTACCGGGGTGCCGGGGCGTGCGGGGCGTACAAGATCGGCGGATCGCCGACCTCGTTCGTCGGGTCGACGCAGGTGGAACGACTCGGTGGGCTGGAACTGTGCGACACCGGTGCCGACGTCGAATGGTTGTCGGCCGCTCCAGGCACCTTCACCCTGGCTCCGGGTGCGTCCCGTACGGTCACCGTCACGCTGACGGCCACCGCCGAGGTCGGGGTGGATCAGCCCGGTCGGTACGCCGCCACGCTGGGCCTGCGTGCGGACACGCCGTACCCGGTGAGTGCGGTCGAGGTGGCGATGAACGTGTCCCCGCCGGCGTCCTGGGCCAAGGTGCAGGGCACGGTGACCGGGGTGACCTGCGCCGGGGTCGAGGTGGGGGTGGCCGGGGCGACGATCCGGTTGAACTCGCTGACCGAGCCGGGCACCGGGTACACGTTGCGTACCGACGCGGCCGGTGGCTACGCCTACTGGCTGCCCCGGGGGCAGTACCAGATCATCACCGCCAAGGACGGCTGGATTCCGCAGGCCGGTGAGCTGCGGCTGCCGGCCGGGATCGTGACCACCGTCGACACGGTGCTGGAAGCGGTCGATCCCTGTCCGGCCCGGCTCGGCGGGATCTGA
- a CDS encoding DsrE family protein, with translation MARTLVVKATAGSDEPERCAQAFTVAGTAAAAGVEVSLWLTGESTWFAVPGRAAEFELPHSAPLPDLLDAVLAAGRVTVCTQCAARRGIGPDDVLAGVRIAGAAVFVEEIMAEGVQALVY, from the coding sequence ATGGCTCGCACTCTCGTCGTCAAGGCGACCGCCGGCTCCGACGAACCGGAGCGATGCGCCCAAGCGTTCACCGTAGCGGGCACCGCCGCCGCGGCCGGCGTCGAGGTGTCGCTCTGGCTCACCGGTGAGTCGACCTGGTTCGCCGTACCCGGTCGGGCGGCCGAATTCGAGTTGCCGCATTCGGCGCCGCTGCCGGATCTGCTGGACGCGGTCCTGGCCGCCGGCCGGGTGACGGTCTGCACCCAGTGCGCCGCCCGTCGCGGCATCGGTCCGGACGACGTGCTCGCGGGCGTACGGATCGCCGGTGCGGCGGTTTTCGTCGAGGAGATCATGGCCGAGGGCGTCCAGGCACTCGTCTACTGA
- a CDS encoding folate-binding protein, which yields MIDIAGAVDVAAIEPGSSDAGVAAHYGDPMREQRLLDTEVGLVDRGNRGVLAVPGAERIGWLHTLTSQHLATLRAGQGTELLVLSPHGHVEQHAMVAEDGTTTWLDTEPQLAGELLAYLLKMRFFTQVDPAEVTADWAAASLVGPRATDAAGVLGVTGLAEPDLLPVPGSKFVAGSVPGRPTARYAVAALPADGPYAGGWARRVPLGVDLLVPRVALPQLVAELTGAGVAPAGLWAYEAVRVASRTPRVGRETDHRAIPAEIGLLGPAVHLDKGCYRGQETVARVHNLGRPPRRLVLVHLDGVASDMPPSAGTPITADGRTVGFLGTAVRHYELGMIGLAVVKRNVPDDAVLLVGEFVAAIEP from the coding sequence GTGATTGACATCGCCGGCGCGGTCGACGTCGCCGCCATCGAGCCCGGATCATCCGACGCCGGGGTGGCGGCACACTACGGCGACCCGATGCGGGAGCAGCGGCTGCTGGACACCGAGGTCGGTCTGGTGGACCGGGGCAACCGGGGAGTGCTGGCGGTGCCCGGTGCGGAGCGGATCGGCTGGCTGCACACGCTCACCAGCCAGCACCTGGCGACCTTGCGGGCCGGACAGGGCACCGAGTTGCTGGTGCTCTCCCCGCACGGGCACGTCGAGCAGCACGCCATGGTCGCCGAGGACGGCACCACCACCTGGCTGGACACCGAGCCGCAGCTGGCCGGTGAACTTCTGGCGTACCTGCTCAAGATGCGGTTTTTCACCCAGGTCGACCCGGCCGAGGTGACCGCCGACTGGGCGGCGGCGTCGCTGGTCGGTCCGCGCGCCACCGACGCCGCCGGTGTTCTCGGCGTCACCGGGCTGGCCGAGCCGGACCTGCTGCCGGTGCCGGGTTCGAAGTTCGTCGCCGGGTCGGTCCCCGGTCGCCCGACCGCCCGGTACGCCGTCGCCGCCCTGCCCGCCGACGGTCCGTACGCGGGCGGCTGGGCCCGGCGGGTGCCGCTCGGCGTGGACCTGCTGGTGCCTCGGGTCGCCCTGCCGCAGCTGGTCGCCGAGCTGACCGGGGCGGGTGTCGCGCCGGCCGGGCTGTGGGCCTACGAGGCGGTACGGGTGGCCTCCCGTACGCCCAGGGTGGGTCGGGAGACCGACCACCGGGCCATCCCGGCGGAGATCGGGCTGCTCGGACCGGCGGTCCACCTGGACAAGGGCTGCTACCGGGGGCAGGAGACGGTGGCCCGGGTGCACAATCTGGGTCGTCCCCCGCGTCGGCTGGTGCTGGTGCACCTGGACGGGGTGGCCAGCGACATGCCGCCGTCGGCCGGTACGCCGATCACCGCAGACGGGCGGACGGTCGGGTTCCTCGGCACTGCGGTGCGCCACTACGAACTCGGCATGATCGGTCTCGCGGTGGTCAAGCGCAACGTGCCGGACGACGCGGTGTTGCTGGTCGGGGAGTTCGTGGCGGCGATCGAGCCCTGA
- a CDS encoding Fur family transcriptional regulator, translating into MVAQPSLAEMLRSRGLRLTAQRQLILEAVHDLGHATPEQVHHAVREVAAGVNITTIYRTLELLEELGLVTHTHLSHGSPTYHSVTDEQHVHLVCRSCKSVSEMDPVLAEPLIDALAKERGFQVDIGHMALFGTCQKCGAQS; encoded by the coding sequence ATGGTGGCGCAACCTTCCCTGGCTGAGATGCTGCGTTCGCGCGGGCTGCGGCTCACGGCGCAGCGTCAGTTGATCCTGGAAGCCGTACACGACCTCGGGCACGCCACTCCGGAACAGGTGCACCACGCGGTCCGCGAAGTGGCCGCCGGCGTCAACATCACCACGATCTACCGCACCCTGGAACTGCTCGAAGAGCTCGGACTGGTCACCCACACCCATCTGTCGCACGGATCACCGACCTACCACTCGGTCACCGACGAGCAGCACGTGCACCTGGTCTGCCGGTCCTGCAAATCGGTCTCGGAAATGGATCCGGTGCTCGCCGAGCCGCTGATCGACGCACTCGCCAAGGAACGTGGCTTCCAGGTCGACATCGGGCACATGGCACTCTTCGGCACCTGCCAGAAATGCGGAGCACAGTCGTGA
- the mtfM gene encoding small membrane protein MtfM — protein MVTEIGFVSLLVAGFGALAGGLVYLAVRLCRGRW, from the coding sequence ATGGTTACCGAGATCGGGTTCGTCAGCCTGCTGGTCGCCGGCTTTGGTGCGCTCGCCGGTGGCCTGGTCTACCTCGCGGTCCGCCTGTGTCGCGGGCGATGGTGA
- a CDS encoding lamin tail domain-containing protein, protein MRRTVRILLSGVMGLATSIALAVPGTAAGAAAPDTAASDAALAGADSAAPDLRVHSVQYDPKGLDDGSGALLNREWVQLINRGKEPLRLRGYTVHNSAGKTYRFGDVTIAGKGGRLWLRSGSGDDTARSYYWNNDAFVWGADGDKVFLRDRKGRTVHTCSWTFVKDRDWVRCPVSP, encoded by the coding sequence ATGCGCAGAACCGTCAGAATTCTGCTGTCCGGCGTGATGGGGCTGGCCACCTCGATCGCGCTGGCCGTGCCAGGTACGGCGGCCGGTGCGGCGGCGCCCGACACCGCAGCGTCCGACGCAGCCCTGGCCGGAGCGGACAGCGCCGCGCCCGACCTGCGGGTGCACAGCGTCCAGTACGACCCGAAAGGCCTGGACGACGGCAGCGGAGCACTGCTCAACCGGGAATGGGTGCAACTGATCAACCGCGGAAAAGAACCGCTGCGCTTGCGCGGCTACACCGTACACAACAGCGCCGGCAAGACCTATCGGTTCGGCGACGTCACCATTGCCGGAAAAGGCGGGCGGCTGTGGCTCCGTTCCGGCTCCGGAGACGACACCGCGCGCAGCTACTACTGGAACAACGACGCATTCGTCTGGGGCGCCGACGGCGACAAGGTGTTCCTGCGTGACCGTAAAGGTCGGACCGTGCACACCTGTTCCTGGACCTTTGTAAAGGACCGGGACTGGGTGCGTTGCCCGGTCAGCCCGTGA
- a CDS encoding 3-keto-5-aminohexanoate cleavage protein, producing the protein MTTTVITVAPTGAESAKSDVPGLPVTLDELVHTAAECAALGASVIHVHVRDDDAAPTLDPGRLRATVAALRQRTDLIVQLSTGGAVTDSEDDRLAVLDAGPDMASCTMGTVNFGDDVFLNRWEFIIELHTRMQDRGIVPEYEIFDLGQLAALQRLLSRYGLPAGGHVHVDLVMGVPGGMPGTIDALAACRQALRDLPAATTFSATGIGRSSVPVMLAALSGGGHLRVGMEDTLNYAKGQPVESNMQLVARAVSLAQLAQRPAATVRQARELLGVGVG; encoded by the coding sequence ATGACGACGACGGTGATCACGGTCGCGCCGACCGGTGCCGAATCAGCCAAGAGCGACGTGCCGGGGTTGCCGGTCACGCTCGACGAACTGGTGCACACGGCGGCGGAATGCGCCGCTCTCGGCGCGTCCGTGATCCACGTCCACGTCCGAGACGACGACGCCGCGCCCACCCTCGATCCGGGTCGGCTGCGGGCGACCGTGGCGGCGTTGCGGCAGCGGACCGACCTGATCGTGCAGCTGTCCACCGGCGGGGCGGTGACCGACTCGGAGGACGACCGGCTCGCCGTCCTCGACGCCGGTCCGGACATGGCTTCCTGCACCATGGGGACGGTCAACTTCGGTGACGACGTCTTCCTCAACCGGTGGGAGTTCATCATCGAGCTGCACACCCGGATGCAGGATCGCGGCATCGTGCCGGAATACGAGATCTTCGACCTGGGTCAGTTGGCCGCGTTGCAGCGGCTGCTGTCCCGGTACGGGCTGCCGGCCGGCGGACACGTACACGTCGACCTGGTGATGGGGGTGCCGGGCGGGATGCCGGGCACCATCGACGCGCTGGCGGCCTGCCGACAGGCGCTGCGGGACCTGCCGGCGGCAACCACGTTCTCGGCCACCGGGATCGGCCGGTCCAGTGTGCCGGTGATGCTCGCCGCGTTGTCCGGCGGCGGCCACCTGCGGGTCGGCATGGAGGACACGCTCAACTACGCCAAGGGGCAGCCTGTCGAGTCGAACATGCAGTTGGTCGCCCGCGCGGTGAGCCTGGCCCAGCTGGCGCAACGTCCGGCGGCGACGGTGCGCCAGGCGCGGGAGCTGCTCGGGGTGGGTGTCGGGTGA
- a CDS encoding SRPBCC domain-containing protein produces MTVISSIKDEKALTLTVVAEFDASVERVWRVWSDPRQLERWWGPPSWPATFEQHEFVVGGRSHYYMTGPEGEKARGLWTMTTIAPPHRLEFEDSFADDDGNPSTDMAPIQMAVTIEADGARTHMTMISTFDSVEHLDSVLAMGMAEGLGEALGQIDDLLAEATS; encoded by the coding sequence ATGACAGTGATCAGTTCGATCAAAGACGAAAAGGCGTTGACCCTCACGGTCGTCGCCGAGTTCGACGCGAGCGTCGAACGGGTCTGGCGAGTGTGGTCCGACCCGCGTCAGCTGGAACGGTGGTGGGGGCCGCCGTCCTGGCCGGCGACCTTCGAGCAGCACGAGTTCGTCGTCGGTGGACGCTCCCACTACTACATGACCGGGCCCGAGGGCGAAAAAGCCCGTGGCCTGTGGACGATGACCACCATCGCGCCGCCGCACCGGCTGGAGTTCGAGGACAGCTTCGCCGACGACGACGGCAACCCGTCGACCGACATGGCGCCCATCCAGATGGCCGTCACGATCGAGGCGGACGGCGCGCGGACCCACATGACGATGATCTCGACGTTCGACAGCGTGGAGCACCTGGACAGCGTCCTGGCCATGGGCATGGCGGAGGGGCTCGGCGAGGCGCTCGGCCAGATCGACGACCTGCTCGCCGAGGCCACCAGCTGA
- a CDS encoding asparaginase, whose product MTGAAVTDPLVRRPYAGGVPLVEVVRSGLREGIHHGSLVVLDASGAVRGSAGDVTAPVFPRSANKPMQAAGMLRGGLRLADPADLAVVCASHYGEEAHLARIAALLRAAGLTEAALRCPPDLPIGADAAAAVLRAGGGPTRLQMNCSGKHAGMLVTCRAAGWPLEEYWHPEHPLQERIRATVEEFAGEPAGAVGVDGCGAPVLALSLTGLARAFLRLVTGSAGSVERTVADAMRGYPELMSGTGAVDARLMRAVPGLLAKSGAEGVLAVAVADVGAIAVKIDDGGARGTVPPVVAALRRLGVTDDESAAPALAELAEPAVLGGGQPVGALRALPFG is encoded by the coding sequence GTGACCGGAGCAGCCGTCACCGACCCGTTGGTCCGGCGACCCTACGCCGGTGGTGTCCCGCTGGTGGAGGTGGTCCGATCCGGCCTGCGGGAGGGCATCCACCACGGGTCCCTGGTGGTGCTGGACGCCAGCGGGGCGGTACGCGGGTCCGCTGGCGACGTCACCGCGCCGGTCTTTCCCCGCTCGGCCAACAAGCCGATGCAGGCGGCCGGGATGCTCCGCGGCGGGCTGCGGCTGGCCGATCCGGCCGATCTGGCCGTGGTCTGCGCCAGCCATTACGGGGAAGAAGCGCATCTGGCCCGGATCGCCGCGCTGTTGCGTGCCGCCGGGCTGACCGAGGCGGCGTTGCGCTGCCCGCCGGATCTGCCGATCGGTGCCGACGCGGCGGCGGCCGTGCTGCGGGCCGGTGGCGGACCGACCCGGTTGCAGATGAACTGTTCCGGCAAGCACGCCGGGATGCTGGTGACCTGTCGGGCGGCCGGCTGGCCGTTGGAGGAGTACTGGCATCCGGAGCATCCGTTGCAGGAACGGATCCGGGCCACCGTCGAGGAGTTCGCGGGCGAGCCGGCCGGCGCGGTCGGCGTCGACGGCTGCGGTGCCCCGGTGCTGGCGTTGTCGTTGACCGGCCTGGCCCGGGCGTTTCTCCGGCTGGTCACCGGGTCTGCGGGGTCGGTGGAGCGGACGGTGGCGGACGCGATGCGCGGCTATCCGGAACTGATGTCCGGCACCGGCGCGGTGGACGCCCGGTTGATGCGGGCGGTGCCCGGCCTGCTGGCCAAGAGCGGTGCCGAGGGTGTCCTCGCGGTGGCGGTGGCCGACGTCGGCGCGATCGCGGTCAAGATCGACGACGGTGGTGCGCGGGGCACGGTCCCCCCGGTGGTCGCGGCACTGCGCCGGTTGGGCGTGACCGACGACGAATCGGCCGCCCCGGCCCTGGCCGAGCTGGCGGAGCCGGCGGTGCTCGGCGGCGGCCAGCCGGTCGGGGCACTGCGCGCGCTGCCGTTCGGCTGA